One segment of Eschrichtius robustus isolate mEscRob2 chromosome 3, mEscRob2.pri, whole genome shotgun sequence DNA contains the following:
- the LOC137760678 gene encoding LOW QUALITY PROTEIN: olfactory receptor 10R2-like (The sequence of the model RefSeq protein was modified relative to this genomic sequence to represent the inferred CDS: deleted 1 base in 1 codon) — MTINIGEQVNQTNFSSVTEFLLLGFSNFGEIQLIFFAVFLCLYLIILSGNITIFTVINLDHSLHIPMYFFLGILSISETGYTFVILPRMLINLLSLLRTISFVNCDTQMFFFLGFAVTNCILFGVMCYDRYAAICHPLRYSILMSWQVCGELAATCAVIGFLFSLIGSLLVFQLLFCGPNKINHYFCDISPVIQLACTDTYINEVIIFIGGVLALMGPLTFIFISYGFIAHTTLKIPSAEGKRKAFSISASHLTVVIVHYGCASFVYLRPSSKYSSRRDKLVTVTYTVVTPLLNPLVYSLRNKDVQMSIQKVTGRRGFILKLYNENTSHIQKKIFSEDISITIK; from the exons ATGACT ATCAATATTGGGGAACAAGTCAACCAAACTAATTTCTCCTCTGTCACAGAGTTCCTGTTGCTGGGATTCTCCAACTTTGGAGAAATCCAGCTCATCTTCTTTGCTGTTTTTCTGTGCCTATATTTGATTATCCTGAGTGGAAACATCACCATTTTCACTGTCATCAACCTGGATCACAGCCTTCACATACCTATGTACTTCTTCCTAGGGATCCTTTCCATCTCTGAGACAGGCTACACCTTTGTCATCCTGCCCAGGATGCTTATAAATCTGTTGTCTCTGCTGAGAACAATCTCATTTGTTAACTGTGACACTCAGATGTTTTTCTTCCTTGGCTTTGCTGTCACTAATTGCATTCTATTTGGTGTCATGTGTTATGATCGCTATGCCGCCATCTGTCATCCACTTCGGTACTCTATTCTTATGAGCTGGCAGGTATGTGGAGAACTGGCAGCCACTTGTGCTGTGATTGGTTTTTTGTTCTCACTGATAGGTTCCCTCTTAGTCTTTCAACTACTTTTCTGTGGCCCTAACAAGATTAACCACTACTTCTGTGACATCTCACCAGTTATCCAGCTTGCCTGTACTGATACCTACATCAACGAAGTGATCATCTTCATTGGTGGAGTTCTAGCACTCATGGGCCCCCtgactttcattttcatttcttatggTTTCATTGCTCATACCACCCTGAAGATCCCATCAGCTGAAGGCAAGCGAAAAGCCTTCTCCATCTCTGCTTCCCATCTTACTGTAGTCATTGTTCACTATGGTTGTGCCTCCTTTGTCTACCTGCGACCATCATCCAAGTACTCATCCAGAAGAGATAAGCTCGTGACAGTGACGTACACAGTTGTGACTCCATTGTTGAATCCCCTGGTGTATAGCCTCAGGAACAAGGATGTCCAGATGTCCATTCAGAAAGTGACTGGCAGAAGAGGA TTTATCCTAAAGCTCTATAATGAGAATACTtcacatatacaaaaaaaaatcttttctgagGACATATCAATAACTATAAAATGA